Part of the Brevibacillus brevis genome is shown below.
GATCAAATCCGGATCGGACAACAGGGCGCATGCGAGGCCGATTCGCTGCTGCATCCCTTTGGAATACCCGCGGATTCTCCCTTTTTCCCTGCCGGACATGCCGACACGGGCGACCACATCGCGGATGACCGTCTTTCTCGCAGTTCGCGACAGGCCGCACAGCTCCGCATGATGCTCCAGCAGCTGCGTCCCCGTCAGCCAATCGGGATAGCGGAACAGCTCGGGCAAATACCCGACCTTTCGCCGGGATGCCACGCTTCCGATCGGCTGGCCGAGCATAACGGCCCTGCCCCCGGTCGGGTGCAAAAGCCCGAGCATGGTCCTCACAAACGTGCTCTTGCCCGCGCCGTTTTGCCCCAAAAATCCGAACACGGAGCCTCGCGGAACTTGCAAGGTGATGTTTTTGCAGCCGGCTTTGCCGTCGTATTGCTTGGTCAGATCCCAGGTCTCGATTACGTAATCAGCCATCGCTTGGCCGTCCTCCTCCCGAAACGGTACAAAGCAGAGCATCCCCAAAAAGGGAGCTCTGCTGGTCCATTCGACTTATTTTGTTCTCTACATTTCCTTGGCGAAAGCCAAAAGCTCATCAGACTTGATCCCGTTGTACCCTTCCAGCATGTGGATGCGGCCATCCTGCTGCCAGATCACTCGATTGTCATGCTCGTTTGTGATCAGGATGCCATCGGCGCCATTCACCTTGACTTCCTTCAGCTTGCTGTCCTTGTCTGCCACGTATGGCATCGGCAGAGTGTGCTGCCAGTCCTCGATGCTGAGCATTTGCTTTTTCACGTTGTCCGGAATGAACGGCAAGGACAGGATCGTACTTCTCAGCTGCTCGAGATCCACACCTTCTGGCGCCTTCAGCTCAGGGGCATCCACGATCGAGTAGTTCAGGTCTTTGTCATTCGCCCGCAGCCAGATCGTCTGAGCATTCGGCACAGTCAGCGAGAAGGTTTTGCCGCTCAGCTTCTCGTCGAATTTCTGGTCGACTTGCAGCTGGGAAAGCAGCTTGTTTGCCTTGTCGACGTTGATTTCGAAGTGAACGGTGAAGGAAGGATTGAGATCCACGCCTTGCACTTCCAGCTCTTTCGGCAAGGTCGGCAGCTTGACTCCCGCCTTCTCGGCCGCCTCTCTGCTGTTGTAAGAGCGATAGTCTTTCTCCCCTTTGCCTGATTCATCAATCCACAGTTTGCCGAGCCCTTTCAAATCCATCTCTCCGGCTTCGCCGCGGGACAGCCACGCTTCCGTTTGCGCCAGATCGTCTTGCGTCAGTTTCACGAATTGGACCTTATCCATTCGAAAAATGGACAGAAAATCGCTGGCGGCCGCCTGCACTTGCGGGAAGGAAAGCGATACGGCAAGCACAGCCGCCGCGGAAGCTCCCGTCACCCATGTTTTCGTCTTTTTATTCATGTCTTTCCAGCTCCTTTTCCATACACGATTTTGCGCAAGGCTTCTCCCTGCGCTTTGTTCCAGCCTGAGGGAAAAACGCTGCCAGGCGGCATCGGTATCCACCTTCGCCTTGTCGGCATGTCGAAACAGCTCATTCTCGATCGTCTGCCGGGTCCAGGCGTCCAGAGCGGACAGCTCCTCCATCAACCGGCGACATTCGGCGCATTCTCCGAGGTGAGCGATGATCTGTCTGCCTGCCTCATCGCCACACTCGCCATCTACAAACATCTGCATTACGCCCGCATCCGCACACTTCACGTCTCCGCCCCCCTCATCCGATCGTACAGCTTGCGAAACTTGCTCTTCGCTCTGATGAGCAGCGTTCCGACCGAGCTCACTTCCGTCCCCGTCGCTCGCGCAAGCTCCGCATAGGCAAACCCTGAATATTTCATGACGAGCAGCGTACGCTCCCTCTCGTCCAGCATGGCAAGCACATCTCGCACCCCGACAATTGCGTCCTGTTCCATCCACGCATCCTCGGAAGACGGCGCGACCCACTCTTTCTCGGCCGCTTCCTTTTCTTGCCGGGCCGTCCTGCGCTTTTCCGCACGCAAGTGGTTGTAGGCGGCGTAGATGCTGGCTCGCGACAGCCAAGCCGGTATGTGTTCGATCGCGGAACGGTCCGTATGGTAAAAGGACAAAAATACGTCCTGTGCGATGTCCTCTGCAGTCTGCTGCTCCTTTACAATTCGCATGATTTGCCTGACCACGAAGGGATAGTACGTCGTAAACAAATCTCGAAAGGAATCCGTATTGTCCTGGACAACTCCGGTATCCATCGCCAGTTTTGCCTGCACCTCCACTGTCATCCCTCCATCCTGCCGGCACAGTCGCCTTGCTTGTGCGGCCGGGCCATCCGGGGTGTTTCGGTGTCCTTCCGCTTCGTTCAAAGTATAGAAACCGCCGAGCCTTCTTTTGTGACAGGTCCAGCCAAAAAAATTTAAAAATCGCTCCAGAAGCTTTCACGATTTTCCAGAAAGCGGCGCGTCAATTGGTAGTGCTCGGTATCCTCGTAGCGGATTTCCTCTGCGGGTGACGCATCAAAATTGAGGATGGTCGCTCCCGGAAAGCCCATCAGGATCGGGGAATGCGTCGCGATCAAAAACTGCGCCCCCTCCTCCACCAAGTCCTTCATCACGTACAAAAACGCCAGCTGGCGCATCGGAGACAAGGCTGCCTCCGGCTCGTCCAGCAGGTAGATGCCTTTTCCCGAGAAACGATGTGAAAACAAGGAGAAAAACGATTCGCCGTGGGACTGCTCGTGCAGAGAGCGTCCGCCATACCCTCTCGTACTAGCGGTATCGTCGATATGGCTGGCAAACTGGTAAAAGCTCTCCGCCCGCAAAAAGAAACCGTTCGTCTGCTTGGGCAGCCAGGAAAGCTGGATGTAGTCGCCAAGGCTCGACTCTGACCGATCCACATCGTACGAGTTGTGGCGGGAACCCCCCGCCGTATGGAATCCGCACTGGTAGGCAATCGCCTCCATGAGCGTAGACTTGCCCGAGCCGTTTTCCCCCACAAAAAACGTGACGCTGTTTTGAATCTCCAGCTCCTCCAGCCCGGCCAGCGAAGGCAGTGAAAACGGATAGTGGTCCGTCCGGGGAAATGTCTCGCGCAGCAAGCGGATCGTCCGCAGGTAAACCATTTTTTTCCTCTCCTTGCTCACTTTTTTTCGCGCATTGTCCGATACACCTAGTAGGGGGGAGTATCCGTGGACAAGGTTTCCTTTCTGCAGGAAAAAAGCACCTTTCATATGAAATATCCAGATCAAAGCGATCTTGCTTTTTATCGTTGGTACACCGAGCAGCATCCTGAGGAAGCGATCGGCTGGTATCATCTCGGTCGCGAGCGCGAGGCGCGCGGAGAGCTCGATCAGGCGATCGCGGCCATGAAGCAAGCCTTGCACGCCAAACCAGGACCCTACTTCCACGAAGCGAGGGAAGCCTACCAGGAGCTGATTCGCAAGCGCAAATCACGGGGACGGGGCGCTATCAAGCGACGGCTGCTCGCCTCGCTCCTGTTTTTGTACGGGCTGCTCGCCTTCTCGCCGGGGCCCTTGACCGAGCCCGCCCAGGTCGAAAAGGCTTCCGGCCCCATTTCTCCACCGGCCTTCACCGACCGTCCCCATGTAGAGGTGGTAGCGGTCCCGGCCAACCTGAGCCCTTCCCAATTGCAGAGCCAATTGCGGAGCTACGTGGAAAGCCGGCGCCCGTCTCTGGCACAGCCGTATACGGTCATCGCCGTCCCGGAATTCGCTGGCGGTCCGCTGTTTACGCCGCTGCTCTTTTATCAGCCGAAAAACGTGCTCGGGGTCCTGCGCTACCAGCCAGACACCCGCACGGTCATCAGCCAGACGTGGTTCGAGCGACCAGGCCCCTATGAACAGGATCCTCGTCTTCAGGCGGCTCGTGCTGCCCTGGCGGAAGAACAGCAGATCACGGAGCAGATCCTGACCCTGCGCAATGCGCTTTACCGCTACTATCAGCGAAAAGGGAGCCTGCCGGACAGTCTCTCGCAGCTCGCCGGAGCCTATCCCGGCAATTACTTGCCGCAAATCCCCGTGCCGCCAAAAGGGCTGAGCCTGTCCGCTTACGTGTACAATCCAGGGGCTTTTCGCCCCGAGACAGCCTGGGCCAGCCTGCGGGAAGTGATGCCGCTCCCCGGTTATCCCGAACCGCTCATCCCGCTGGCGCCGCTGCAAATCCATCTGTCCGAAGCCACGCACACGCTGCGGCTCATGAGCGGACCTCACCTCGTGCGCAGCTATCCGGTCGGAATCGGGAAAAACGGGTCCACCCCCGAGGGATACTTCACCATCCTGCAAAAAATCAACCATCCCCGGGGGCATGACAACATCTACGGCACCCGTGGCATGGTCTTCCAAAACAGCGGCTATGCCATACACGGCACCAACCATCCGGAGAGCATCGGGTCTTCCGTGTCGCTCGGCTGCATCCGCATGCTCAATGCCGCTGTCGAGGAGCTCTATTCGTTCGTGTCGCTCGGTACAGAAGTCGTGTTGTCGGACGCCCCGATGCCTTCCATCGCCTGGAGCAACCCGGCTGCTTTCTTGTTGAAGGCCCGTCCGCAGGAAGAGACGCCGCAAGTGGTCTATCAATGGCTGCACTAGTCTTCCTCTTTTGTAGAAAAGACGGTTCAGCGTCCGAAACGTTACCTCCATTCTTTGCCAAAACAAGCAGCAGCAGCGCCGGACTTCCTGGCGCTGCTGTTTTTTGCCCGCAAAAAAAGCGCGCTCCCGTACGGGATACGCGCTATTGTGCAGCTTTATTTTTCTTCCAAATGGCTGATCTTCTCTTCCTGTTCTTCTTCCGGATTCCAGTAATCGAGCACTTTTCCTTGAAGCACCTTGCCTTTGATGAACGCAACCTGCTGCTCGGTAAAATCCTGTGTCCACTCGATCCCCAATTCTTCAGCCAGCCGCACGACGGTCAGCAGTTCTGACCAAGCGACGTAGCGTTTGTACCAGAAAAACTGAGGCTGTTCGTTCATATATGGGTAGAGATCGTCAAAATCGGTGTGTTTACAGTCGAGAGCTCGCTCAAAATTCACCTTGGTTTGGCGCAACTGCTCTTTAAAAAAAGTGGGTAAATCCTTTTGTGCGAAGTCAGACATGGACTGTCCCCCCTGTCTCCCGATTTACTGGTATTGTACCACGCGAAAGAAGATGTGCAAATAGGTGAAACGATCCGAAGTCGTTTATCCTATTCCAGAAATCAGCCGTTGGTGTCGCCTCGTTGCGAGTTCTGGTCACCTTGATCCGGTGGAGGAGGCAGCTCGATCCCTTGCGAAGGCTGGTTGGTCTCGTCTCCGCCCGGATTCACGATATCCGGCGGCGGCGCTTGGGAATCGCCCGGGTTTTGGGAATTTCCCGTATTTCCCGGTGACTGGCCATTCCATGGACCCTGGCCGTCGCCTCCTGTGTTTCCTCCGTCAGAAGGCTGCTGGCCGCTGGCCCCGTTGCCATTGCCATTGTCTGGCGGCAGGTTTCCGTCGGTGCCCATGTCTCCTTCTTCCCCGGAATTCAACACATTTTCCAGCTGTTTCGTGCTGATGCCTACTTCCTTGGAAGGAGTTTCTTCTTCACCTGTAGCGTTTCGCGGAACGACCACGTACTTGTACTGCGTCGGCGAATCCAGTTCGTCTACATAATACGTATCTTTCAAACCTTCAGCGATCTTCTCGCGCTCCCCGTTTGGACGGATGCGATATACATCGTACGTGTAGTCCGGCGAACCGCCGATCCAGCTCAGGACGACCTTCAGCTTGTTCTTGTCGATCGTCATATCCGCCGCCAGTTCAATTTTCGACTCCTGCTCCTGTGGCTCCTCTTTAACTTCCTCAAAGCCTCCCGGCGGAACAAAGTCGCTGGCTTCCACGCCTTTCAGACCTTCCGCCAATACCTTCGAGAACATCTGGGCGGTCAAGCTGCTGCCCTGGCGCATCAAGTGCTGTTTGTCCTCCGGGTCGAAGCCCATCCAGACAGCGCCGACGTATTCCGGCGTGTACCCGACGAACCAGGCGTCCTTGTTGACGTCGCTGCCGCCCGCGATCGATTGGGTCGTCCCGGTTTTCCCGGCTACATGGCGGCCGGAAATGCGGGCTGCCTTCCCTGTCCCTTCCTGGACGGCGCGCTCGAGCATGGTGTGGACTTTCCAGGCGGACTCCGGCTTCAGGACGTTGGTCTGCTTCTCTTCGTACACGCGCTCGATGCCCACGTTTTTGTTCGTCATCTTGGAGATCGCATGGGCTTCCGACATGACCCCGCCGTTGGCGAACGCTGTATAGGCCTGCGCCATTTTCAGCGGCGACGTCCCTTTGGACAGCCCCCCCAGCGCGATGGCCAGGTTGCGGTCCTCCGGAGCCAGCTCGATGCCGAATTTGTTCAAGTAGTCGATCCCGTTTTTCACGCCGATCTCGTTCAGTAGCCAAACGGCCGGAACGTTGAGGGATTCGATCAAGGCCCGGTTCATGCTCACGTTCTCGCTGTACTTGTTGTTGTAGTTGCGCGGCTCGTAGCCGTTGAAGCTCTGCCGCTTGTTGCTCAGGGACGAGTTGGGTCCCCACTTATCGCTGTCAATGTCGATGGCGGGCGCGTACACAGCCAGCGGCTTGAACGACGAGCCCGGCTGACGCTTCATGTCGGTCGCGTAGTTAAAGCCCTTCGCGGCATAGTTGCGGCCGCCCATCATCCCGGCGACCCCGCCGTTTTTGGCGTCGACGACGATCATCGCCGATTCTACCCCGCGCTTTGCTCCGTCTTTGGGGAAGTTTTTCGCGTTGGCATATTGGTCGAGCATCGCGTCCTGGATCTTCTGATCGAAGGTGGTGTAGACCTCCCATCCTCCGCTGTACAGCTCTTCCTCGGTCACGCCGTAGCGCGCGTCGGCTTCCTTGAGCATGTAGTCGAAGAACGCCCGGTAGCCTTTTTTCAGGCTTGCGCCCTCCACCTCGTTCGGCTCTGTCGGCAGCGGTTCTGCCTGCGCTTCGTTTTTCTGCGCCTCGGTAATAATGCCTTGCTCATACATCAGCCGGATGACGGTATCGCGGCGCAGCTTCGCCTGCTCCGGATTGTTGAACGGCGAGTAGGTCGTCGGCGCCTTGGGAATCGCGGCCAGCATGGCGGCTTGGGCAATGGTGAACTTCTCGTCGGAGACGCCGTGCCCGAAGTAATAGTTGGCCGCGTCCTCCACGCCGAACTCCCCTTCGCCCAGGTACACCCGGTTCAGGTACATTTCGAGGATCTGGTCCTTGGAGTACCTGCACTCCAGGCCGATCGCGATACTCATTTCCTTTGTCTTCCGCCAAAACGTTTGATCCAGGGTGAGGAATACGTTTCTCGCTAACTGTTGGGTGATCGTACTTCCGCCCTCCGCCAGCGACCCCTTGCGGATGTCGTTGAGGATGGCGCCGCCGATCCGGATCATATCCACGCCTTTATGCTCGAAAAAGCGTTTGTCCTCGACGGCGAGGAAAGCATTCACGAGCACCTTCGGCATTTCGGTGATCGGCTTGTATTCACGGTTTTTCTGACGAATCAGGCTCGTCATTTCTTTCCCGTTTTTGTCGTATATGACGGTTGGCTCTGCTTTCAGATCCTTCAGTTTTTGCTCATTTTCCGCAATCATCCGATCCCCAGCGTACAACAGGGCAAAATAGCCTCCGATGACACTCAGGACCAGGAAGATCGCAAACGATACGGCAATCATCAGCAAGCTGCTTTTCTTCTTCCTGACTTTCTTCTTGGCCTTTGTTGCCATTGTTTACCTCCTGGTTTTCTCTCTCCCCCACATCATATAGACGGATACATTCGCAAAAAGTTTCTGGCTCCTGGTACGTGTCTATCATTCCACACTCGTCCTGGTTTGTCTAGAAAACCTGGAGTTCTTCCCCCGGCTGCCAATGGTTCCTATAGTACCATCGTTTCGCCCGTTTGTGGCTTCATAGTACTGGAAAAAAGCCTATCGCCGCGACCGGGCGATAGGCTTCTTCTTATACCATTGGCTTTTACTTCAGCAGCTTTTCCGCTTCAGCCACGACGTTTTCTACCGTAAAGCCGTATTCCTTCATGATGCGCTCTCCAGGTGCCGATGCGCCAAACTGATTGATGGCGAGCACTTTGCCGCCGTCTCCCGCATAGCGCTCCCAGCCCATTGGCGAAGCCATTTCCACTGCCAGGCGAGCTTTGACTGCCGGAGGAATCACGGAATCGCGATACTCCTGGGACTGGCGCTCGAACAGGTTCCAGCTCGGCATGGACACCACGCGCGCTTCGATGCCGCGGGACAGCAGCTGTTCACGCGCTTGCATGACCAGCGACACTTCGGAACCGGTCGCAATCAGGATGAGCTGCGGCTTGCCGCTTGGAGCATCTGCGAGCACGTACGCGCCTTTGGTCACGCCCTCTGCCGCTTTCTCGATGGTTTCCGGCAGAACAGGCAGGTTTTGGCGGGTCAGTACGAGTACGACCGGCTCGTCCGT
Proteins encoded:
- a CDS encoding L,D-transpeptidase, which encodes MDKVSFLQEKSTFHMKYPDQSDLAFYRWYTEQHPEEAIGWYHLGREREARGELDQAIAAMKQALHAKPGPYFHEAREAYQELIRKRKSRGRGAIKRRLLASLLFLYGLLAFSPGPLTEPAQVEKASGPISPPAFTDRPHVEVVAVPANLSPSQLQSQLRSYVESRRPSLAQPYTVIAVPEFAGGPLFTPLLFYQPKNVLGVLRYQPDTRTVISQTWFERPGPYEQDPRLQAARAALAEEQQITEQILTLRNALYRYYQRKGSLPDSLSQLAGAYPGNYLPQIPVPPKGLSLSAYVYNPGAFRPETAWASLREVMPLPGYPEPLIPLAPLQIHLSEATHTLRLMSGPHLVRSYPVGIGKNGSTPEGYFTILQKINHPRGHDNIYGTRGMVFQNSGYAIHGTNHPESIGSSVSLGCIRMLNAAVEELYSFVSLGTEVVLSDAPMPSIAWSNPAAFLLKARPQEETPQVVYQWLH
- a CDS encoding RNA polymerase sigma factor SigX → MEVQAKLAMDTGVVQDNTDSFRDLFTTYYPFVVRQIMRIVKEQQTAEDIAQDVFLSFYHTDRSAIEHIPAWLSRASIYAAYNHLRAEKRRTARQEKEAAEKEWVAPSSEDAWMEQDAIVGVRDVLAMLDERERTLLVMKYSGFAYAELARATGTEVSSVGTLLIRAKSKFRKLYDRMRGAET
- a CDS encoding AAA family ATPase, whose translation is MVYLRTIRLLRETFPRTDHYPFSLPSLAGLEELEIQNSVTFFVGENGSGKSTLMEAIAYQCGFHTAGGSRHNSYDVDRSESSLGDYIQLSWLPKQTNGFFLRAESFYQFASHIDDTASTRGYGGRSLHEQSHGESFFSLFSHRFSGKGIYLLDEPEAALSPMRQLAFLYVMKDLVEEGAQFLIATHSPILMGFPGATILNFDASPAEEIRYEDTEHYQLTRRFLENRESFWSDF
- a CDS encoding PBP1A family penicillin-binding protein gives rise to the protein MATKAKKKVRKKKSSLLMIAVSFAIFLVLSVIGGYFALLYAGDRMIAENEQKLKDLKAEPTVIYDKNGKEMTSLIRQKNREYKPITEMPKVLVNAFLAVEDKRFFEHKGVDMIRIGGAILNDIRKGSLAEGGSTITQQLARNVFLTLDQTFWRKTKEMSIAIGLECRYSKDQILEMYLNRVYLGEGEFGVEDAANYYFGHGVSDEKFTIAQAAMLAAIPKAPTTYSPFNNPEQAKLRRDTVIRLMYEQGIITEAQKNEAQAEPLPTEPNEVEGASLKKGYRAFFDYMLKEADARYGVTEEELYSGGWEVYTTFDQKIQDAMLDQYANAKNFPKDGAKRGVESAMIVVDAKNGGVAGMMGGRNYAAKGFNYATDMKRQPGSSFKPLAVYAPAIDIDSDKWGPNSSLSNKRQSFNGYEPRNYNNKYSENVSMNRALIESLNVPAVWLLNEIGVKNGIDYLNKFGIELAPEDRNLAIALGGLSKGTSPLKMAQAYTAFANGGVMSEAHAISKMTNKNVGIERVYEEKQTNVLKPESAWKVHTMLERAVQEGTGKAARISGRHVAGKTGTTQSIAGGSDVNKDAWFVGYTPEYVGAVWMGFDPEDKQHLMRQGSSLTAQMFSKVLAEGLKGVEASDFVPPGGFEEVKEEPQEQESKIELAADMTIDKNKLKVVLSWIGGSPDYTYDVYRIRPNGEREKIAEGLKDTYYVDELDSPTQYKYVVVPRNATGEEETPSKEVGISTKQLENVLNSGEEGDMGTDGNLPPDNGNGNGASGQQPSDGGNTGGDGQGPWNGQSPGNTGNSQNPGDSQAPPPDIVNPGGDETNQPSQGIELPPPPDQGDQNSQRGDTNG
- a CDS encoding zf-HC2 domain-containing protein; translated protein: MKCADAGVMQMFVDGECGDEAGRQIIAHLGECAECRRLMEELSALDAWTRQTIENELFRHADKAKVDTDAAWQRFSLRLEQSAGRSLAQNRVWKRSWKDMNKKTKTWVTGASAAAVLAVSLSFPQVQAAASDFLSIFRMDKVQFVKLTQDDLAQTEAWLSRGEAGEMDLKGLGKLWIDESGKGEKDYRSYNSREAAEKAGVKLPTLPKELEVQGVDLNPSFTVHFEINVDKANKLLSQLQVDQKFDEKLSGKTFSLTVPNAQTIWLRANDKDLNYSIVDAPELKAPEGVDLEQLRSTILSLPFIPDNVKKQMLSIEDWQHTLPMPYVADKDSKLKEVKVNGADGILITNEHDNRVIWQQDGRIHMLEGYNGIKSDELLAFAKEM